The Pseudomonas asiatica genome has a segment encoding these proteins:
- the dacB gene encoding D-alanyl-D-alanine carboxypeptidase/D-alanyl-D-alanine endopeptidase, with amino-acid sequence MIKTLRPLVLAGLLLPLALPSQAAAVNTTLPAKVQQALKANKLQDSALSLVMLPLDGPGTPTVFNADVSVNPASTMKLVTTYAALELLGPTFQWKTEFYTDGTLSNGVLNGNLYLKGGGDPKLNMEKLWLLMRDLRANGVRTITGDLVLDRSHFVQPNLPQFNDDGGDVNKPFLVKPDSLLVNLKALRFVARNDGGKVTIAVEPPIASIRIDNQVKAVASKQCSGDVRYNPVQQADGISVTVSGQLGDGCNSQTYLSLLDHQTYAAGAVRAIWNELGGSIQGGDRFENVPKGARLLARAFSPDLVEVIRDINKYSNNTMAQQLFLSLGAQFRTDADGDDARAAQRVVRQWLAKKGITAPHLVMENGSGLSRAERVSTREMAAMLQAAWKSPYAAEFMSSMPLVGMDGTMRKRLKRTAMTGEGHIKTGTLNTVRAIAGFSRDSNGHTWAVAAILNDPKPWGASQVLDQVLLDLYRQPKLAGSTAAN; translated from the coding sequence ATGATCAAAACGCTTCGTCCCCTCGTTCTTGCCGGCCTGCTGTTGCCACTCGCCTTGCCCAGCCAGGCCGCCGCCGTCAACACCACGCTGCCTGCCAAAGTGCAGCAGGCCCTCAAAGCCAACAAGCTGCAGGATTCTGCCCTGTCGCTGGTGATGCTGCCGCTGGACGGCCCCGGCACACCGACCGTGTTCAATGCCGATGTCTCGGTCAACCCGGCCTCGACCATGAAACTGGTCACCACCTACGCCGCCCTCGAACTGCTCGGCCCGACCTTCCAGTGGAAAACCGAGTTCTACACCGATGGCACCCTGAGCAACGGTGTACTCAACGGCAACCTGTACCTCAAAGGTGGCGGCGACCCGAAACTGAACATGGAGAAGCTGTGGCTGCTGATGCGTGACCTGCGCGCCAATGGCGTGCGCACCATCACCGGCGACCTGGTGCTGGACCGCAGCCACTTCGTGCAGCCCAACCTGCCGCAGTTCAACGACGACGGCGGCGATGTGAACAAGCCGTTCCTGGTCAAGCCCGACTCGCTGCTGGTCAACCTCAAGGCCCTGCGCTTCGTGGCCCGCAACGATGGCGGCAAGGTCACCATCGCGGTCGAACCGCCGATTGCCAGCATCCGCATCGACAACCAGGTCAAGGCGGTAGCCTCCAAACAGTGCTCGGGTGATGTGCGCTACAACCCGGTGCAGCAGGCCGATGGCATCAGCGTAACGGTCAGCGGCCAGCTGGGTGACGGCTGCAACTCGCAGACCTACCTGTCGCTGCTCGACCACCAAACCTACGCCGCCGGTGCCGTGCGCGCGATCTGGAACGAGCTGGGTGGCAGCATCCAGGGTGGCGACCGCTTCGAGAACGTGCCCAAGGGCGCTCGCCTGCTGGCCCGCGCCTTCTCACCAGACCTGGTGGAAGTGATCCGCGACATCAACAAGTACAGCAACAACACCATGGCCCAGCAGCTATTCCTTAGCCTTGGCGCGCAGTTCCGCACCGATGCCGACGGTGACGACGCCCGCGCCGCCCAGCGCGTGGTGCGCCAGTGGTTGGCGAAGAAAGGCATTACCGCGCCGCACCTGGTGATGGAAAACGGCTCCGGCCTGTCGCGTGCCGAACGGGTCAGCACCCGGGAGATGGCCGCGATGCTGCAGGCCGCCTGGAAGAGCCCCTATGCCGCCGAGTTCATGAGCTCGATGCCGCTGGTGGGTATGGACGGCACCATGCGCAAGCGCCTGAAGCGCACCGCCATGACCGGCGAAGGGCACATCAAGACCGGCACGCTGAACACCGTGCGGGCAATTGCCGGCTTCAGCCGCGACAGCAACGGCCATACCTGGGCGGTGGCGGCGATCCTCAACGATCCGAAACCGTGGGGCGCCTCGCAGGTGCTCGACCAGGTGCTGCTGGACCTTTACCGCCAGCCGAAACTGGCCGGCAGCACAGCGGCCAACTGA
- a CDS encoding YggL family protein — protein MATNRSRRLRKKLCVDEFQELGFELNLEFKEDLDDQAIDAFLDAFLAEAMDANGLDYVGGDDFGLVCSVKRGSVSEEQRAAVEAWLKGRSELTKIEVSPLLDAWYPEKPINKAE, from the coding sequence ATGGCCACAAACCGCTCCCGTCGTCTGCGCAAGAAGCTGTGTGTCGACGAGTTTCAGGAATTGGGCTTCGAGCTGAACCTGGAATTCAAGGAAGATCTGGATGACCAGGCAATCGATGCTTTCCTCGACGCGTTCCTGGCAGAAGCCATGGACGCCAACGGCCTGGACTATGTAGGCGGTGACGATTTCGGCCTGGTGTGCTCGGTCAAACGTGGCTCGGTCAGCGAAGAACAGCGTGCAGCCGTTGAAGCCTGGCTCAAAGGCCGTAGCGAACTGACCAAGATCGAAGTCAGCCCGCTGCTGGACGCCTGGTACCCGGAAAAGCCGATCAACAAGGCCGAGTAA
- a CDS encoding ATP-binding protein gives MAHLIVRLLLTLLLFSGVAQATHHEASSYTLLARSSARPALPALTSEQRQWLEGRQELVLGTSAPDYPPFDITSGGRDYQGLTAEYASLIGKALQLPVRVLRFTSRQAAVEALRQGDIDLLGSSNGYEAASDGLALSHPYAIDQPVLVTREDESRALDMGLAGMRLGMLYHYLPRQEVKSAYPKAELLAFGSSSQALSAVAFGQADVFIGDTISTHYQLNRGHLPRLRMASFGKHEAIGFGFALRHEDRVLMEMVNATLDRQTSAIRASIFKRWSAGSDLLLTDRKLQLTDTEEQWLKDHPVMRVAIDDTAAPVSYFDGSGHFRGITADLLELLRLRTGLRFEVQRASGLADMIARLKDGRADVIAALATGGVNEDDLQISQPYLESAYVLVSRKDKQPFTSLEQLQGHRIAITRYSAMDAMLSRHYPQIGWVETESSFYSMALLNSGAVDAVITTLIDANHALAGNPELVIRATVGSEPANFAMATSAPSQALVSILDKALLSISPEELGVINNRWRGFSLHEDGNDQGYRRLAIQVVLGTAVLLLLALLWNARLRLQIRQRQRAERALNDQLAFMRALLNGTPHPMYVRDREGRLQSCNYSYLEAVQARSEEVIGKNLEGSLFADFEQTRQIHADYLKVMAEGSPLIMDRPLRIQGREMTIYHWILPYRDSLGEVQGIIGGWIDISERRHLVMELRQAKQQADDANRAKSTFLATISHEIRTPMNAVIGMLELAVKRADQGRVDRCALELAHHSAKDLLGLIGDILDIVRIESGHLSLAPEAVDLAALVESVGRIFEGQARQKGLALEVMIAPAARCHALLDPLRFKQVLSNLVSNAIKFTEHGQVRICVGLVDDGSTTPAVLELEVRDSGIGIHADDLQRLFNPFIQANPHSQSARAGTGLGLAICRNLCEMMGGSLTIKSLEDVGTQVRLKMPLQRVDAAAQPAPLIENLDVPDPRLNVLVIDDHPANLQLMAQQLGYLGLEHTSARDGREGLATWRAGDFDVLVLDCNMPHMNGYQLATAVRTEERHGKRPRCTILGYTANAQPEVRRKCLSAGMDDCLLKPISLGTLSQRLAGIRPRRQHKPRRKLYHLDGLATVVGHDPNDRRRFLQALQQSLQADLATLMALHPQHDSGAIAEQAHKVLSAARMLEAPALMKACEALEASDLPPDQLRLRRQALARHMCRVERALAKELATGTCTQAGSQAC, from the coding sequence ATGGCGCACCTTATCGTTCGCCTGCTGCTCACCCTGCTCCTGTTCAGCGGCGTGGCACAGGCTACCCATCACGAAGCTTCGTCCTATACCTTGCTGGCACGCTCATCGGCCAGGCCGGCACTGCCTGCCCTCACCAGCGAACAACGGCAATGGCTCGAAGGCCGTCAGGAACTGGTGCTGGGTACCTCGGCACCGGACTACCCGCCGTTCGACATCACCAGTGGGGGCCGCGACTACCAGGGCCTTACCGCCGAGTACGCGAGCCTGATCGGCAAGGCCCTGCAGTTGCCCGTGCGAGTGCTGCGCTTTACCAGCCGGCAAGCGGCGGTGGAGGCGCTCCGGCAGGGCGACATCGACCTGCTTGGCAGCTCCAATGGCTACGAAGCGGCCAGCGATGGCCTGGCCCTGTCGCACCCCTATGCCATCGACCAACCGGTGCTGGTAACGCGCGAGGACGAAAGCCGGGCGCTGGACATGGGCCTGGCTGGCATGCGCCTGGGCATGCTCTACCACTACCTGCCCCGGCAGGAGGTGAAAAGCGCCTACCCCAAGGCCGAGCTGCTGGCCTTCGGCTCATCCAGCCAGGCCCTGAGTGCCGTGGCGTTCGGCCAGGCCGACGTGTTCATCGGCGATACCATTTCCACCCACTACCAGCTCAATCGCGGCCACCTGCCGCGCTTGCGCATGGCCAGTTTCGGCAAGCACGAAGCCATCGGCTTCGGTTTTGCCCTGCGCCACGAGGACAGGGTGCTGATGGAGATGGTGAACGCCACCCTGGACAGACAGACCTCGGCCATACGCGCCAGTATCTTCAAGCGCTGGAGCGCCGGTAGCGACCTGCTGCTGACCGACCGCAAGCTGCAACTGACCGACACCGAAGAACAATGGCTGAAGGACCACCCGGTGATGCGTGTGGCAATCGATGACACCGCTGCACCGGTCTCCTATTTCGATGGCTCGGGGCATTTTCGCGGCATCACCGCCGACCTGCTCGAGCTCCTTCGCCTGCGCACCGGCTTGCGTTTCGAAGTGCAGCGCGCCAGCGGCCTTGCCGACATGATTGCCCGCCTCAAGGATGGCCGCGCCGATGTCATCGCCGCACTGGCCACCGGCGGGGTGAACGAAGACGACCTGCAAATCAGCCAGCCCTACCTGGAAAGCGCCTATGTGCTGGTCAGCCGCAAGGACAAACAACCCTTCACCTCGCTGGAACAGCTGCAGGGTCATCGCATCGCCATTACCCGCTACAGCGCCATGGACGCCATGCTGTCGCGGCACTATCCGCAAATCGGCTGGGTCGAGACCGAAAGTTCGTTCTATTCCATGGCGTTGCTCAACAGCGGTGCCGTCGATGCGGTGATCACCACCCTGATCGACGCCAACCACGCGCTGGCCGGCAACCCCGAACTGGTCATCCGGGCTACCGTCGGCAGCGAACCCGCCAACTTCGCCATGGCCACCAGCGCCCCGTCACAGGCGCTGGTGTCGATCCTCGACAAGGCGCTGCTGAGCATCTCGCCGGAAGAACTGGGGGTCATCAACAACCGCTGGCGCGGCTTCAGCCTGCACGAGGATGGCAACGACCAGGGCTACCGCCGGCTGGCGATTCAGGTGGTACTGGGCACCGCCGTGCTGTTGCTGCTGGCCTTGCTGTGGAATGCCCGCCTGCGCCTGCAGATTCGCCAGCGGCAACGCGCCGAACGGGCGCTGAACGACCAGTTGGCGTTCATGCGCGCCCTGCTCAACGGCACGCCCCACCCCATGTACGTGCGTGACCGCGAGGGCCGCCTGCAAAGCTGCAACTACAGCTATCTGGAAGCCGTGCAGGCCCGCTCCGAAGAGGTCATCGGCAAGAACCTGGAGGGGAGCCTGTTCGCCGATTTCGAGCAGACCCGGCAGATCCACGCCGACTACCTGAAGGTGATGGCCGAAGGCTCGCCACTGATCATGGACCGGCCACTACGGATCCAGGGCCGGGAGATGACCATCTACCACTGGATCCTGCCGTACCGCGACTCACTGGGTGAGGTGCAAGGCATCATCGGTGGCTGGATCGACATCAGCGAGCGCCGCCATCTGGTCATGGAGCTGCGCCAGGCCAAGCAGCAGGCCGACGATGCGAACCGCGCCAAAAGCACGTTCCTGGCCACCATCAGCCACGAAATCCGCACCCCGATGAATGCGGTCATCGGCATGCTCGAACTGGCAGTCAAGCGTGCCGACCAAGGCCGGGTAGACCGTTGCGCGCTGGAACTGGCCCACCACTCGGCCAAGGACCTGCTGGGCCTGATCGGCGATATCCTCGACATCGTGCGCATCGAGTCGGGGCACTTGTCCCTCGCCCCGGAGGCCGTCGACCTGGCGGCCCTGGTCGAATCGGTGGGGCGCATTTTCGAAGGCCAGGCGCGGCAGAAAGGCCTGGCCCTGGAGGTGATGATCGCACCGGCCGCACGCTGCCATGCCCTGCTCGACCCCCTGCGTTTCAAGCAGGTCCTGTCCAACCTGGTGAGCAACGCCATCAAGTTCACCGAGCATGGCCAGGTGCGCATCTGCGTCGGCCTGGTGGACGACGGCAGCACTACCCCCGCCGTGCTGGAGCTGGAAGTGCGCGACAGTGGCATCGGTATCCATGCCGACGACCTGCAACGCCTGTTCAACCCGTTCATCCAGGCCAACCCGCATAGCCAGAGCGCCCGCGCGGGTACCGGGCTGGGCCTGGCCATCTGTCGCAACCTGTGCGAAATGATGGGCGGCAGCCTGACCATCAAGAGCCTGGAGGATGTCGGCACCCAGGTGCGCCTGAAAATGCCGCTGCAGCGGGTTGACGCTGCGGCGCAGCCGGCCCCGCTGATCGAGAACCTCGATGTGCCCGACCCACGGCTGAACGTGCTGGTGATCGACGACCACCCGGCCAACCTGCAACTGATGGCACAGCAGCTTGGCTACCTGGGGCTGGAGCACACCAGCGCCCGCGACGGTCGCGAAGGCCTGGCCACCTGGCGGGCGGGCGACTTCGATGTGCTGGTGCTCGACTGCAACATGCCGCACATGAACGGCTACCAGCTGGCCACCGCCGTGCGTACCGAGGAACGCCATGGCAAGCGGCCGCGCTGCACCATTCTCGGCTACACCGCCAACGCACAGCCGGAGGTACGCCGAAAGTGCCTGAGCGCCGGCATGGACGACTGCCTGCTCAAGCCCATCAGCCTGGGCACGCTCAGCCAGCGCCTGGCCGGCATCCGCCCGCGCCGCCAGCACAAACCGCGGCGCAAGCTGTACCACCTGGACGGCCTGGCCACAGTGGTCGGGCATGACCCGAACGACCGCCGGCGCTTCCTGCAGGCGTTGCAGCAGAGCCTGCAGGCCGACCTGGCCACCTTGATGGCATTGCATCCGCAGCACGACAGCGGTGCCATTGCCGAACAGGCGCACAAGGTGCTCAGCGCCGCGCGGATGCTGGAAGCCCCCGCGCTGATGAAAGCCTGCGAAGCCCTGGAGGCAAGCGACTTGCCTCCCGACCAGTTACGCCTGCGGCGCCAGGCACTGGCGCGGCATATGTGCCGGGTAGAACGTGCCCTGGCCAAGGAACTGGCCACAGGTACCTGCACACAGGCAGGCAGCCAGGCGTGTTAA
- a CDS encoding response regulator transcription factor, whose translation MHSIFIVDDHPVIRLAVRMLLENQNYKVVGESDNGVDAMQMIRETAPDLVILDISIPKLDGLEVLARFQAMALPMKVLVLTAQSPALFAVRCMHSGAAGYVCKQEDLSELLSAIKAVLAGYNYFPSQAIKHEQAVDADLQLFRQVNDRELMVLQLFAQGRSNKEIAKGMFLSSKTVSTYKKRLMHKLQVNTLVDLIEMAKRNALV comes from the coding sequence ATGCATTCCATATTTATCGTCGACGACCATCCCGTCATCCGCCTGGCCGTTCGTATGTTGCTGGAAAACCAGAATTACAAGGTTGTCGGCGAGTCGGACAACGGCGTTGACGCCATGCAGATGATTCGCGAAACCGCGCCCGACCTGGTCATCCTCGACATCAGCATCCCCAAGCTGGATGGGCTGGAGGTGCTTGCCCGGTTCCAGGCCATGGCCCTGCCCATGAAGGTGCTGGTACTGACCGCGCAGTCTCCCGCATTGTTTGCCGTACGCTGCATGCACTCGGGTGCTGCAGGCTACGTGTGCAAGCAGGAAGACCTGAGCGAACTGCTCAGTGCAATCAAGGCCGTACTGGCCGGTTACAACTACTTCCCCAGCCAGGCAATCAAGCATGAACAGGCGGTAGATGCCGACTTGCAACTTTTCCGTCAGGTAAATGACCGCGAACTGATGGTACTGCAACTATTCGCCCAAGGCCGCAGCAACAAGGAAATTGCCAAGGGCATGTTCCTCAGCAGCAAGACCGTAAGTACCTACAAGAAGCGCCTCATGCACAAACTTCAGGTCAATACACTGGTCGACCTGATTGAAATGGCCAAACGCAACGCGCTGGTCTGA
- a CDS encoding deoxyguanosinetriphosphate triphosphohydrolase — translation MDWHTLLTRERLGKALYSADELGRSPFHKDHDRIIFSGAFRRLGRKTQVHPVSSNDHIHTRLTHSLEVSCVGRSLGMRVGETLRDSLPDWCAPSDLGMIVQSACLAHDIGNPPFGHSGEDAIRHWFQQAAGRGWLDDMSDDERADFLNFEGNAQGFRVLTQLEYHQFDGGTRLTYATLGTYLKYPWSARHADALGYKKHKFGSYQSELPLLEQIARKLGLPQLEHQRWARHPLVYLMEAADDICYALIDLEDGLEMELLQYAEVEALLLDLVGDDLPETYRQLGPGDSRRRKLAILRGKAIEHLTNAAARAFVEQQQALLAGQLAGDLVEHMHGPAKRCVLQAKDMARNKIFQDKRKTLHEIGAYTTLEILLNTFCGAALEQHGGRTPSFKSRRVLDLIGNNAPDPHGSLHSAFLRMIDFIAGMTDSYASEMAREMTGRSSPT, via the coding sequence TTGGACTGGCACACCCTGCTCACCCGCGAACGCCTGGGCAAAGCCCTGTACAGCGCCGATGAACTCGGGCGCAGCCCCTTCCACAAGGACCACGACCGCATCATCTTCTCCGGTGCCTTCCGCCGCCTCGGGCGCAAGACCCAGGTGCACCCGGTTTCCAGCAACGACCATATCCACACACGCCTGACCCACTCGCTGGAAGTCAGCTGCGTCGGCCGCTCGCTGGGCATGCGCGTCGGCGAAACCCTGCGCGACAGCCTGCCGGACTGGTGCGCCCCCAGCGACCTGGGGATGATCGTGCAGTCGGCCTGCCTGGCCCATGACATCGGCAACCCACCGTTCGGCCACTCTGGCGAAGACGCCATCCGCCACTGGTTCCAGCAGGCCGCCGGGCGTGGCTGGCTGGACGACATGAGCGACGACGAGCGCGCCGACTTCCTCAACTTCGAAGGCAACGCCCAAGGCTTTCGCGTACTCACCCAGCTGGAGTACCACCAGTTCGACGGCGGTACCCGGCTGACCTATGCCACCCTCGGCACTTACCTGAAGTACCCGTGGAGCGCACGCCACGCCGACGCCCTGGGCTACAAGAAGCACAAGTTCGGCAGTTACCAGAGTGAACTGCCACTGCTCGAGCAGATCGCCCGCAAGCTCGGCCTGCCGCAACTGGAACACCAGCGCTGGGCGCGCCACCCGCTGGTCTACCTGATGGAGGCTGCGGATGACATCTGCTACGCGCTGATCGACCTGGAAGACGGCCTGGAAATGGAGTTGCTGCAGTACGCCGAAGTCGAAGCGCTGCTGCTCGACCTGGTCGGCGATGACCTGCCGGAAACCTACCGCCAGCTCGGCCCAGGCGACTCCCGGCGGCGCAAGCTGGCGATCCTGCGCGGCAAGGCCATCGAGCACCTGACCAACGCTGCCGCCCGCGCCTTCGTCGAGCAGCAGCAAGCCTTGCTGGCCGGCCAGCTGGCGGGCGACCTGGTCGAACACATGCACGGCCCGGCCAAGCGCTGCGTGCTGCAGGCCAAGGACATGGCACGCAACAAAATCTTCCAGGACAAGCGCAAGACCCTGCACGAGATCGGCGCCTACACCACGCTGGAGATTCTGCTGAACACCTTCTGCGGCGCCGCCCTCGAACAGCACGGCGGACGCACGCCATCGTTCAAGAGCCGCCGGGTACTGGACCTTATCGGCAACAATGCCCCCGACCCACACGGCTCGCTGCACAGCGCCTTCCTGCGCATGATCGACTTCATCGCCGGGATGACCGACAGCTATGCCAGCGAAATGGCCCGGGAAATGACCGGGCGCTCCAGCCCGACCTGA
- a CDS encoding phage holin family protein, giving the protein MENDANGASASGRRLGAAALGLLHSHIELFGIELQEQKGRTLSLLLFAGLALVFALLLLTALSGLLLVLLWDSYRLAGIIGLCVFYGIAALYCGLRLKAAVFDESSPFGATLEELAKDRERLLP; this is encoded by the coding sequence ATGGAGAACGACGCCAACGGCGCCAGCGCCTCGGGCAGGCGCCTGGGCGCGGCTGCCCTGGGGCTGCTGCACAGCCATATCGAACTGTTTGGCATCGAGTTGCAGGAGCAGAAGGGCCGCACCTTGAGCCTGCTGCTGTTCGCCGGCCTGGCCCTGGTATTCGCCCTGCTGCTGCTGACGGCGCTGTCCGGGCTGTTGCTGGTGTTGCTGTGGGACAGCTATCGCCTGGCCGGCATCATCGGCCTGTGCGTGTTCTACGGCATCGCCGCGCTGTATTGCGGCCTGCGTCTGAAGGCAGCAGTGTTCGACGAGTCGTCGCCCTTCGGCGCCACCCTCGAGGAACTTGCCAAGGACCGGGAGCGCCTGTTGCCATGA
- a CDS encoding DUF883 family protein — protein MASKSAKTAQEILMADFQALVRDTEKLLADTANLAGDQADELREQIHERLAQARESLQLTQDSVRERGQAALGSAEQYVQEKPWQAIGIAAGVGLLIGLLANRR, from the coding sequence ATGGCCAGCAAATCGGCAAAGACTGCACAAGAGATATTGATGGCTGACTTCCAGGCACTGGTCCGCGACACCGAGAAGCTGCTGGCCGACACCGCCAACCTGGCCGGCGACCAGGCTGACGAATTGCGTGAACAGATCCACGAACGCCTGGCCCAGGCCCGCGAAAGCCTGCAGCTGACCCAGGACTCGGTGCGCGAGCGCGGCCAGGCAGCACTGGGCAGTGCCGAACAGTACGTGCAGGAAAAACCATGGCAGGCGATCGGCATTGCCGCTGGCGTCGGCCTGTTGATCGGCCTGCTGGCCAACCGGCGCTAA
- a CDS encoding ammonium transporter, whose translation MENMHSAMDSLVHGSNTLFILMGAILVLAMHAGFAFLEVGTVRHKNQVNALSKILSDFAISALVYFFIGYWIAYGVNFFQPAAALAADHGYALVKCFFLLTFAAAIPAIISGGIAERARFVPQLCATALIVAFIYPFFEGVVWNGNLGVQAWLQARFGAPFHDFAGSVVVHAMGGWLALAAVLLLGARRGRYRDGRLVAFAPSSIPFLALGSWILIIGWFGFNVMSAQTLQGVSGLVAINSLMAMVGGTLSALLAGRNDPGFLHNGPLAGLVAVCAGSDLMHPIGALATGLVAGALFVWTFTAAQNRWKIDDVLGVWPLHGLCGVWGGMACGIFGQEVLGGMGGVSLVSQLLGSLMGVVVALAGGFAVYGAIRALHGLRLSHEQEFQGADLSLHRIGATSQD comes from the coding sequence ATGGAAAACATGCACAGCGCGATGGACTCCCTGGTCCACGGTTCCAACACCCTGTTCATTCTCATGGGCGCCATTCTGGTGCTGGCCATGCACGCCGGCTTCGCTTTTCTCGAAGTGGGCACGGTGCGCCACAAGAACCAGGTCAACGCCTTGTCGAAAATTCTCAGCGACTTCGCTATCTCGGCATTGGTGTACTTCTTCATCGGCTACTGGATCGCCTACGGCGTCAACTTCTTCCAGCCAGCGGCGGCGCTGGCGGCCGACCATGGCTATGCGCTGGTCAAGTGCTTCTTCCTGCTGACCTTTGCAGCGGCGATCCCTGCGATCATCTCCGGGGGTATCGCCGAGCGGGCGCGCTTCGTGCCGCAACTGTGTGCCACGGCGTTGATCGTGGCGTTCATCTACCCGTTCTTCGAGGGCGTGGTGTGGAACGGCAACCTGGGCGTTCAGGCCTGGTTGCAGGCACGCTTCGGCGCGCCGTTCCATGACTTTGCCGGCTCGGTGGTGGTGCATGCCATGGGTGGTTGGCTGGCGCTGGCGGCGGTGCTACTGCTGGGCGCGCGCCGCGGGCGCTACCGCGATGGCCGGCTGGTGGCGTTTGCGCCGTCGAGCATTCCCTTCCTGGCATTGGGGTCGTGGATCCTGATCATCGGCTGGTTCGGCTTCAACGTCATGAGTGCCCAGACCTTGCAGGGTGTCAGCGGCCTGGTGGCGATCAACTCGCTGATGGCCATGGTCGGTGGCACCCTGTCGGCCTTGCTGGCCGGGCGTAACGACCCGGGCTTCCTGCATAACGGGCCGCTGGCCGGGCTGGTAGCGGTTTGTGCCGGTTCCGACCTGATGCACCCGATTGGTGCGCTGGCCACCGGCCTGGTGGCGGGCGCGCTGTTCGTCTGGACCTTCACCGCGGCGCAGAACCGCTGGAAGATCGACGATGTGCTGGGGGTGTGGCCGTTGCATGGCCTGTGCGGTGTCTGGGGTGGCATGGCCTGCGGTATCTTCGGCCAGGAGGTGCTGGGTGGCATGGGCGGTGTCAGCCTGGTCAGCCAGTTGCTGGGCAGCCTGATGGGCGTGGTGGTGGCATTGGCCGGCGGTTTTGCCGTGTATGGTGCAATCCGCGCGCTGCACGGGCTGCGCTTGAGCCATGAGCAGGAGTTCCAGGGCGCGGACCTGTCGCTGCACCGTATCGGCGCCACCAGCCAGGATTGA
- a CDS encoding glutaredoxin family protein, whose product MLPECQLFGTLGCHLCEVAEAVLMPFVDHGLLVELVDIAENEALFERYGLIIPVLRRCDNGGELHWPFDAEQVVAFLAQ is encoded by the coding sequence ATGCTGCCTGAATGCCAACTGTTCGGCACCCTCGGCTGCCACCTGTGTGAAGTGGCCGAGGCCGTGCTGATGCCCTTCGTCGACCATGGCCTGCTGGTGGAGCTGGTCGATATTGCCGAGAACGAAGCCCTGTTCGAACGCTATGGCCTGATCATTCCGGTGCTGCGCCGCTGTGACAATGGCGGCGAGCTGCACTGGCCGTTCGATGCCGAACAGGTGGTGGCGTTTCTCGCGCAGTAA
- a CDS encoding D-Ala-D-Ala carboxypeptidase family metallohydrolase: MRISPHFTLDEMTVSQLAAREGLDNNPPAEARANLQLLCNALEQVRALFGAPVIVSSGYRSPAVNQRIGGALTSKHLQGLAADFTVIEVSPREVVRRISESAIPFDQLILEFDDWVHLAVSRSAPRRQVLTIRKGTGYLPGLQ; this comes from the coding sequence ATGCGTATTTCCCCCCATTTCACCCTTGATGAAATGACCGTTTCGCAGCTCGCCGCCAGGGAAGGGCTCGACAACAATCCTCCAGCCGAAGCCCGTGCCAACCTGCAGTTGCTGTGCAATGCACTGGAGCAGGTGCGCGCGCTGTTCGGTGCACCAGTCATCGTCAGCAGCGGCTATCGCAGCCCCGCAGTCAACCAGCGCATTGGCGGGGCGCTGACGAGCAAGCATCTGCAGGGGCTGGCAGCTGACTTCACGGTGATTGAAGTGAGCCCGCGCGAGGTGGTGCGCCGGATCAGCGAAAGCGCCATCCCCTTCGACCAGTTGATCCTCGAATTCGATGACTGGGTGCACCTGGCCGTGTCGCGTAGCGCCCCCCGGCGCCAGGTGCTGACCATCCGCAAAGGCACCGGCTATCTGCCGGGCCTGCAATGA